The following are from one region of the Qipengyuania flava genome:
- a CDS encoding MaoC family dehydratase — MAGKFFDEWEIGDKLTHEIRRTVTEADNLFFTTMTHNPQPLHLDVEAAKESEFGQILVNGTYTFSLMVGLSVGDTTLGTLVANLGYDKLVMPKPVFIGDTLHATSEVIGLKESRSRPDAGIVTFLHEAVNQRGEVVCRCERAALLKKSA, encoded by the coding sequence ATGGCGGGCAAGTTCTTCGACGAGTGGGAAATCGGCGACAAGCTGACCCACGAAATCCGGCGCACGGTGACCGAGGCGGACAACCTCTTCTTCACCACCATGACCCACAACCCCCAGCCGCTGCACCTCGATGTGGAAGCGGCGAAGGAAAGCGAGTTCGGGCAGATCCTCGTCAACGGGACCTACACGTTCTCGCTTATGGTGGGACTGAGCGTAGGCGACACCACATTGGGCACCCTGGTAGCGAACCTCGGCTACGACAAGCTCGTGATGCCCAAGCCTGTCTTCATCGGCGATACGCTGCATGCGACGAGCGAGGTGATCGGCCTGAAGGAAAGCCGCTCCCGGCCCGATGCCGGGATCGTCACCTTCCTGCACGAGGCGGTTAACCAGCGCGGCGAGGTCGTGTGCCGCTGCGAACGTGCGGCGTTGCTAAAGAAATCGGCCTGA
- a CDS encoding ParA family protein yields the protein MGKTTLAADMAYRCAAIGGHRTLLWDLDPQGGSGFLYQANPRKVGRAASLFHREGKPKDLIEPTHYKGLDILQSDDSLRSLPLQFARIGHRTKLANLIALLRARYRRIVLDCPPMMNEVSEQIIAAADVIVCPVTASPLARRALGQVRSEVKRAAGSHPPILPVLSMYDVRRTKHREIAESEAKGWPTIPQSSLVEQAAWHRKPLPEFANWSEASRSMGRLYAAVEVKMMQLDCF from the coding sequence GTGGGCAAAACGACCCTGGCTGCCGATATGGCCTATCGCTGCGCGGCGATAGGCGGCCACCGGACGCTGCTCTGGGACCTCGATCCGCAGGGTGGTTCGGGTTTCCTCTACCAGGCCAATCCGCGCAAGGTTGGCCGGGCTGCTTCGCTCTTCCACCGCGAGGGAAAGCCGAAAGACCTAATCGAGCCGACCCACTACAAGGGGCTCGACATCCTACAGTCGGACGACAGCCTGCGCAGCCTGCCATTGCAATTCGCGCGGATCGGCCACCGTACCAAGCTTGCCAATCTCATCGCCCTGCTGCGCGCCCGCTATCGGCGCATCGTGCTCGACTGCCCGCCGATGATGAACGAGGTCAGCGAGCAGATCATCGCCGCAGCTGATGTGATCGTCTGCCCGGTCACCGCATCGCCCCTTGCGCGCCGAGCGCTCGGCCAGGTCCGCAGCGAAGTGAAGCGGGCGGCCGGTTCGCACCCCCCGATCCTGCCGGTGCTCTCGATGTACGATGTGCGGCGCACCAAGCACCGCGAGATTGCCGAAAGCGAAGCCAAGGGCTGGCCGACCATTCCGCAATCCAGCCTGGTCGAACAGGCAGCCTGGCATCGCAAGCCGCTCCCCGAGTTCGCCAACTGGTCCGAAGCGTCGCGCTCGATGGGGCGGCTCTACGCTGCGGTCGAGGTGAAGATGATGCAGCTCGACTGTTTTTGA
- a CDS encoding exopolysaccharide biosynthesis protein — protein MTDHELASVSEVLGELDELSTHGDTVRVADVLDDFGGRSFGPFIMIPALLEMTPVGGIPGVPTALALIIALIAVQLLLSRDHVWMPDFVQQRAVGSRKLHKAVQKLRGVGEFLDRHSEGRLERLTEGPAIKVIAIAIIALCCTVPPLEFLPFASTIPMLAIAILGLALTVRDGALVLGSLVFTLIATTLGIAAYLNA, from the coding sequence GTGACCGATCATGAACTGGCCAGTGTGAGCGAAGTGCTTGGCGAGCTCGACGAGCTTTCCACGCATGGCGACACCGTGCGCGTTGCCGACGTCCTCGACGATTTCGGGGGGCGCAGTTTCGGGCCCTTCATCATGATCCCTGCGCTTCTGGAAATGACCCCGGTCGGCGGCATTCCTGGAGTTCCGACGGCGCTCGCGCTGATCATCGCACTGATCGCGGTTCAGTTGCTCTTGTCGAGGGACCATGTGTGGATGCCCGATTTCGTCCAGCAACGCGCGGTCGGCTCGCGCAAGTTGCACAAGGCGGTCCAAAAGCTGCGCGGCGTGGGCGAATTCCTCGACCGGCACAGCGAAGGGCGCCTGGAACGGCTGACCGAAGGGCCCGCCATCAAGGTGATAGCGATCGCGATAATCGCCTTGTGCTGCACGGTGCCGCCGCTTGAATTCCTTCCCTTCGCAAGCACCATCCCGATGCTGGCGATCGCGATCCTCGGCCTCGCCCTGACGGTACGCGACGGCGCGCTGGTTCTCGGCTCCCTCGTCTTCACGCTCATCGCCACGACGCTTGGCATCGCCGCCTACCTCAACGCTTGA
- a CDS encoding DUF3604 domain-containing protein, which translates to MISKSWVALAALAVAGCDLAGGGEATEAQRGDGTDTIELAEFPDRPYWGDTHLHTDVSVDAFGFGVRLGAEEALKFARGDTVTATTGMEAKLDRPLDFLVISDHSDAMGATRRLYDSPRILVRDPTLRRWYDMMHESPEQSTRAVAELITAAANDEIPAALRDPERQAKATRDLWDNHLALLDRYNRPGEFTAFAGFEWTLMPDGNNLHRVVMFRDGSVKTGQVVPFPGLDTQVEQLWDYMEAYEANTGGQVLAIPHNSNLSNGIMFDLVGPDGGAMSADYARRRARYEPVVEATQIKGDSETHPFLSPNDEFAAFGVAGWELGNLPLTQKSTPDMYAGSYVRSGLLRGLTLEQQMGVNPYAFGLIGSTDSHTALATGDEDNFFGKHTGNEPRADRAMAGQNLGTRVGRFGWHYLAGGYAAAWARGNTRAEIFDAFMRREVYATTGPRMVLRLFAGFDFSADDWDGDWVRAGYTRGVPMGGDLEDSGRAPVFLISALKDPEGANLDRIQVVKGWVDANGEAQERVYDVAWSDMEGSRRSVGGAIPPVGDTVVRREATYENTIGTAELRATWRDPDYRAGQRAFYYVRALEIPTPTWVLFDAKRFGFDLPADVVEANVIQERAYSSPVWLRPRRASDAPRTMGEG; encoded by the coding sequence ATGATAAGCAAGAGCTGGGTCGCGCTGGCTGCTTTGGCGGTTGCGGGATGCGATCTTGCCGGCGGCGGCGAGGCGACCGAAGCGCAGCGCGGTGACGGCACCGATACGATCGAGCTCGCCGAGTTCCCGGACCGGCCCTATTGGGGCGATACCCACCTTCATACCGATGTGTCGGTCGATGCGTTCGGCTTCGGCGTGCGCCTGGGCGCCGAAGAGGCCCTGAAATTCGCCCGCGGTGACACCGTGACCGCGACAACCGGAATGGAGGCCAAGCTCGATCGGCCGCTCGATTTCCTGGTCATCTCCGACCACTCGGACGCGATGGGCGCGACGCGCCGGCTGTACGATTCGCCCCGCATCCTCGTGCGCGACCCGACGCTCAGGCGCTGGTACGACATGATGCACGAAAGCCCGGAGCAGTCGACGCGCGCCGTGGCAGAGCTCATCACCGCGGCGGCCAACGACGAAATTCCGGCAGCCCTGCGCGATCCCGAACGCCAGGCGAAGGCGACGCGCGATCTATGGGACAACCACCTTGCGCTGCTCGACCGCTACAACCGGCCGGGCGAGTTCACCGCTTTCGCCGGGTTCGAGTGGACGCTCATGCCCGATGGCAACAACCTCCACCGCGTGGTGATGTTCAGGGACGGTAGCGTGAAGACCGGGCAGGTTGTGCCTTTCCCAGGCCTCGACACGCAGGTTGAACAGCTGTGGGACTACATGGAGGCCTATGAGGCCAACACCGGCGGGCAGGTTCTCGCCATTCCACACAACTCTAATCTTTCGAACGGCATCATGTTCGACCTTGTCGGCCCCGATGGCGGAGCGATGAGCGCGGATTACGCCCGTCGCCGCGCGCGCTACGAACCGGTGGTCGAGGCGACGCAGATCAAGGGCGACAGCGAAACGCACCCGTTCCTCTCGCCGAACGACGAGTTCGCCGCCTTCGGTGTGGCCGGCTGGGAGCTCGGCAACCTGCCGCTGACCCAGAAATCCACACCCGACATGTATGCGGGCAGCTATGTTCGCAGCGGCCTCTTGCGCGGCCTGACCCTCGAACAGCAGATGGGGGTCAATCCCTACGCCTTCGGCCTGATCGGCTCGACCGACAGCCACACGGCGCTCGCGACCGGGGACGAAGACAATTTCTTCGGCAAGCACACCGGCAACGAACCGCGCGCCGATCGCGCGATGGCCGGGCAAAACCTCGGCACCCGGGTCGGGCGGTTCGGCTGGCACTACCTGGCCGGTGGCTACGCAGCGGCCTGGGCGCGCGGAAACACGCGTGCGGAAATCTTTGACGCTTTCATGCGGCGCGAGGTGTACGCCACCACGGGTCCGCGCATGGTGCTGCGCCTGTTCGCAGGTTTCGATTTCTCGGCAGACGATTGGGACGGCGACTGGGTGCGCGCGGGCTACACTCGCGGCGTGCCCATGGGCGGCGACCTTGAAGACAGCGGCCGCGCGCCGGTCTTCCTGATTTCCGCGCTCAAGGATCCCGAAGGCGCGAACCTCGACCGCATCCAGGTGGTCAAGGGCTGGGTGGATGCCAATGGCGAGGCGCAGGAGCGGGTCTACGATGTTGCCTGGTCCGACATGGAAGGTTCGCGCCGCAGCGTGGGCGGGGCAATTCCGCCGGTGGGCGATACGGTCGTCCGGCGCGAGGCGACCTATGAGAACACCATCGGCACCGCCGAGCTGCGCGCGACCTGGCGGGACCCCGATTACCGCGCCGGACAGCGCGCCTTCTATTATGTGCGCGCGCTCGAAATCCCGACACCGACGTGGGTGCTGTTCGACGCCAAGCGCTTCGGCTTCGACCTGCCGGCGGACGTGGTGGAGGCCAATGTGATCCAGGAACGCGCCTATTCCTCGCCTGTCTGGCTGCGCCCGCGCCGGGCGAGCGACGCGCCGCGCACCATGGGCGAGGGATGA
- a CDS encoding peptidylprolyl isomerase: MIRRALRDPLAHFLIAGAAIWGGLALLGEPVDPASRTIELSRERQEGIALGFERMMGRPPTDAEMDAAVERWVREEVLYREALRLGLDDGDAVVRRRLATKMDELAGAEAEIARPSDEALETWLAARPEAYRTGGMTSFEQVYFASEGAARAALGTTGPQGEAISLPASMSKASSREIAERFGQQFADALADLSPSDALQGPVESGFGWHLVRVTEREDGALPPLEDIRERVEADWRGATISERRERAYALLREAYTVEVE, from the coding sequence ATGATAAGAAGAGCGCTGCGCGATCCGCTCGCGCACTTCCTCATCGCAGGAGCTGCCATCTGGGGCGGCCTTGCGCTGCTGGGTGAACCGGTCGACCCCGCCAGCCGCACCATCGAGCTGTCGCGCGAGCGGCAGGAGGGCATTGCGCTGGGCTTCGAGAGGATGATGGGCCGCCCGCCGACCGATGCGGAAATGGACGCCGCAGTCGAGCGCTGGGTGCGCGAGGAGGTGCTCTACCGCGAGGCGCTGCGCCTTGGCCTCGACGATGGCGATGCCGTGGTCCGGCGGCGACTGGCGACCAAGATGGACGAACTCGCGGGAGCCGAGGCGGAGATCGCTCGTCCGAGCGATGAAGCGCTCGAAACATGGCTTGCCGCACGGCCCGAGGCCTACCGGACGGGCGGGATGACCAGCTTCGAACAGGTGTACTTCGCCAGCGAGGGCGCGGCCCGCGCTGCGCTGGGTACCACGGGACCGCAAGGCGAGGCCATCAGCCTGCCCGCCTCTATGAGCAAGGCGTCATCACGAGAGATAGCCGAACGCTTTGGCCAGCAATTCGCTGATGCTCTGGCAGACCTGTCTCCAAGCGATGCGTTGCAGGGCCCGGTCGAGTCCGGTTTCGGCTGGCACCTGGTCCGTGTCACCGAGCGAGAGGACGGGGCGCTGCCGCCGCTTGAGGACATTCGCGAGCGGGTCGAGGCGGACTGGCGCGGGGCGACGATCTCCGAGCGTCGGGAGCGGGCCTATGCGCTGCTGCGCGAGGCCTACACGGTCGAGGTGGAATGA
- a CDS encoding HupE/UreJ family protein, which produces MIRWLAALVLLCLGAPALADEMRPVSIQFEQLSEVRWELGWRQPIASASADRDAVPVLPETCRIEGAVDWRMAPLSSVGKAQVSCRGDVAGKAIGWPAFLGQGEAILRVAPLGRNLQVHRLTPEEPSAVIAAKPSSAQVWRSYFLIGVEHILAGWDHLLFVIALVLLVARPWPVIKAATAFTIAHSITLAAVTLGFGGIRQDAVEALIALSIVFLAVEIARGKAETVTRRLPWLVAFAFGLLHGFGFAGALREIGLPEGDIPAALISFNLGVEVGQLLVVAAVLALMALLRRIRPEAEAQTLRLASYPIGIIGAYWLVDRLVG; this is translated from the coding sequence ATGATCCGCTGGCTCGCTGCCCTGGTGCTGCTGTGCCTTGGCGCGCCCGCGCTTGCCGATGAAATGCGGCCTGTCTCGATCCAGTTCGAGCAGCTGTCGGAGGTCCGGTGGGAGCTCGGCTGGCGGCAGCCGATTGCAAGCGCTTCGGCAGACCGCGATGCGGTGCCCGTCCTGCCCGAAACCTGCCGTATAGAAGGCGCGGTCGATTGGCGGATGGCGCCCCTGTCTTCGGTCGGAAAAGCGCAGGTTTCCTGCAGGGGCGATGTCGCGGGCAAAGCCATCGGGTGGCCCGCGTTCCTCGGCCAGGGCGAAGCCATCCTGCGGGTCGCGCCTTTGGGACGAAACCTGCAGGTGCACCGCCTGACGCCCGAAGAACCGAGCGCAGTGATCGCCGCCAAGCCGTCTTCCGCTCAGGTCTGGCGCAGCTACTTCCTCATAGGCGTGGAGCACATCCTCGCCGGCTGGGATCACCTCCTGTTCGTGATCGCGCTGGTCCTGCTGGTTGCCCGCCCCTGGCCGGTCATCAAGGCGGCGACGGCCTTCACGATCGCGCATTCGATCACGCTCGCCGCGGTGACCCTTGGCTTTGGCGGGATCCGGCAAGACGCGGTCGAGGCGCTAATCGCTCTGTCGATCGTCTTCCTCGCCGTCGAGATCGCGCGCGGGAAGGCCGAAACAGTGACCCGGCGCCTGCCCTGGCTGGTGGCTTTCGCTTTCGGCCTCCTGCACGGCTTCGGCTTTGCCGGTGCCCTGCGCGAAATCGGCCTGCCCGAAGGCGATATCCCTGCTGCGCTCATCAGCTTCAACCTCGGGGTCGAGGTGGGGCAGTTGCTGGTCGTCGCAGCGGTGCTTGCGCTGATGGCGCTATTGCGCCGCATCAGGCCAGAGGCGGAGGCCCAGACGCTACGGCTGGCTTCCTACCCCATCGGTATCATCGGTGCCTACTGGCTGGTGGATCGGCTGGTCGGCTAG
- a CDS encoding DUF1761 domain-containing protein, which yields MELNWIAIIAAAVSAFVLGGLWYGPLFGKKWAALVGITEEDQKNASMATVFGGAFVLSLIAAAVFAAFLGPQPGVEFATAAGFAAGLGWVAATFGINYLFAQRPFALWLIDGGYATLQFTLYGLVIGLLG from the coding sequence ATGGAACTGAACTGGATCGCGATTATCGCTGCCGCCGTTTCGGCCTTTGTGCTGGGGGGGCTGTGGTACGGGCCGCTGTTCGGCAAGAAATGGGCTGCGCTTGTGGGGATCACCGAGGAGGACCAGAAGAACGCCAGCATGGCCACGGTCTTCGGCGGCGCCTTTGTCCTTTCGCTGATCGCGGCTGCCGTGTTTGCCGCATTCCTCGGGCCGCAGCCGGGCGTCGAGTTTGCCACCGCCGCGGGCTTTGCCGCAGGCCTTGGCTGGGTCGCAGCGACCTTCGGGATCAACTACCTTTTCGCCCAGCGCCCCTTCGCGCTGTGGCTGATCGACGGCGGCTATGCGACGCTGCAGTTCACGCTCTACGGCCTCGTCATCGGCCTGCTTGGCTAG
- a CDS encoding SRPBCC family protein — protein sequence MRLAAIATALFALSAPALAADDPVEARVVEESDGSRTLVHEAVIDAPLADVWATLSTEDGWKAWGPTYARFDLRNGGSIESGYHEGASAGDPRNIRHRILAVVPERLLAIRVEYAPADGPVDPALFADMWGVYELEPLADGRTRLRITGLGYGADEGSSRLLEFFKAGNVYSIGMLRRNLEAAD from the coding sequence ATGAGACTTGCCGCTATAGCCACGGCGCTGTTCGCGCTCTCCGCACCGGCCCTTGCTGCGGACGATCCGGTCGAGGCGCGCGTCGTCGAAGAGAGTGACGGATCGCGCACGCTTGTCCACGAAGCCGTGATCGATGCCCCGCTCGCGGACGTCTGGGCGACGCTATCGACCGAGGACGGCTGGAAGGCCTGGGGCCCTACCTACGCCCGTTTCGACCTGCGCAACGGGGGCTCTATCGAAAGCGGCTACCACGAGGGCGCGAGCGCGGGCGATCCGCGCAACATCCGCCACCGCATCCTCGCCGTAGTGCCCGAAAGGCTCTTGGCGATCCGGGTCGAATACGCGCCCGCCGACGGCCCGGTCGACCCGGCGCTCTTCGCCGACATGTGGGGCGTATACGAGCTTGAACCGCTGGCCGACGGTCGCACCAGGCTGCGCATCACCGGCCTTGGCTACGGCGCCGACGAGGGATCGAGCCGGCTGCTCGAGTTCTTCAAGGCCGGCAATGTCTATTCGATCGGGATGCTGCGCCGAAATCTGGAAGCAGCGGACTGA
- a CDS encoding TetR/AcrR family transcriptional regulator: protein MNADTRKKIVMTALELFYVKGYQSTSISDILSRSQVHSGSLYHFFPGKQDVLVAVLEFYRDGIQENLLDFAWVDVTDPIDKIFALLNGYRTGLLMSDYAHGCPIGNLALEISEPDPRIRELLQVNFENWIGAVEQCLEEAGDRLPASTDRRALAEFILTTMEGAIMQARTARDIGVFDRNVAVLRSHIDLLLDKAKEAA, encoded by the coding sequence ATGAACGCCGACACCCGCAAGAAGATCGTGATGACCGCGCTCGAGCTGTTCTATGTGAAGGGCTACCAGTCGACCTCGATCTCCGACATCCTCAGTCGCAGCCAGGTTCATTCGGGCAGCCTCTACCACTTCTTCCCCGGCAAGCAGGACGTGCTGGTCGCGGTGCTCGAATTCTACCGCGACGGCATCCAGGAGAACCTGCTCGACTTCGCCTGGGTCGACGTGACCGATCCGATCGACAAGATCTTCGCGCTGCTGAACGGCTATCGCACCGGCCTGCTGATGAGCGACTACGCCCACGGCTGCCCCATCGGAAACCTCGCGCTGGAAATTTCCGAACCCGATCCGCGCATACGAGAGCTGCTGCAGGTGAATTTCGAGAACTGGATCGGCGCGGTCGAGCAATGCCTGGAGGAAGCCGGCGACCGCCTGCCTGCAAGCACCGACCGCCGCGCGCTGGCCGAGTTCATCCTCACCACCATGGAAGGGGCGATCATGCAGGCCCGCACTGCGCGCGACATCGGCGTATTCGACCGCAATGTTGCGGTGTTGCGCAGCCATATCGACCTGCTGCTCGACAAAGCGAAGGAAGCCGCATGA
- the ftsH gene encoding ATP-dependent zinc metalloprotease FtsH produces MSDQNSPPEPEGNGPNPWVKSLMIWGGIFLALLMVVSVFGGGSSTPGSQIAYSDFRERVAEGSVASVQISDTQIVGETKNGEQFSTVPVSNDTSLPQLLEDNGVRYSGVEAESGNILLYALIQILPFVLILGIAFFALRQVQKGGGAGGAMGFGKSKAKMLTEKQGRVTFDDVAGIDEAREELEEIVEFLKDPQRFSKLGGTIPKGALLVGSPGTGKTLLARAIAGEAGVPFFTISGSDFVEMFVGVGASRVRDMFEQAKKNAPCILFIDEIDAVGRSRGHGLGNSNDEREQTLNQLLVEMDGFEANEGIIIIAATNRPDVLDPALLRPGRFDRQVVVPIPDIDGREKILAVHMKKVPLAPDVNPRTIARGTPGFSGADLANLVNEAALLAARRNKRLVAMQEFEDAKDKVMMGAERKSMVMDEDEKKMTAYHEAGHALVSINEPASDPIHKATIIPRGRALGMVMRLPERDNYSYHRDKMHANLAVAMGGRVAEEIIFGHDKVSSGASGDIQYATDLARNMVTKWGMSDKLGPLQYEASQEGYLGMQGTQRTMAGAETNKLIDAEIKALVEGGLKRANDVLREQEDKLHLLAQALLEYETLTGEEIDQLMKDGKIDRPDEPKGPVAIKPVAGAAVPKAGKKFGGGPAPQGA; encoded by the coding sequence ATGAGCGACCAGAATTCTCCGCCCGAGCCCGAGGGCAATGGGCCCAATCCGTGGGTTAAAAGCCTGATGATCTGGGGCGGGATTTTCCTTGCTCTGCTGATGGTCGTCTCGGTTTTCGGCGGCGGGTCGAGCACTCCGGGCTCGCAGATTGCCTATTCCGATTTCCGCGAGCGGGTCGCTGAAGGCTCGGTCGCCAGCGTGCAGATTTCCGACACGCAGATCGTCGGCGAAACCAAGAATGGCGAGCAGTTCTCGACCGTACCGGTCTCGAACGACACCTCGCTTCCGCAGCTGCTGGAAGACAACGGCGTGCGCTATTCGGGCGTCGAGGCGGAAAGCGGCAACATATTGCTCTACGCGCTGATCCAGATCCTGCCCTTCGTGCTGATCCTGGGGATCGCCTTTTTTGCCCTGCGCCAGGTCCAGAAGGGCGGCGGCGCGGGCGGCGCGATGGGCTTCGGCAAGTCCAAGGCCAAGATGCTCACCGAAAAGCAGGGCCGCGTCACCTTCGACGATGTCGCCGGCATCGACGAAGCGCGCGAGGAACTGGAAGAGATCGTCGAATTCCTCAAGGACCCGCAGCGCTTCTCCAAGCTCGGCGGCACGATCCCCAAGGGCGCGCTGCTGGTCGGTTCGCCGGGTACCGGTAAGACGCTGCTCGCACGCGCTATCGCGGGCGAAGCCGGCGTGCCCTTCTTCACCATCTCGGGTTCGGACTTTGTCGAGATGTTCGTCGGCGTCGGCGCAAGCCGAGTGCGCGACATGTTCGAACAGGCCAAGAAGAACGCGCCCTGCATCCTCTTCATCGACGAAATCGACGCGGTCGGCCGCAGCCGTGGCCACGGCCTCGGCAATTCGAACGACGAGCGCGAGCAGACGCTGAACCAGCTGCTGGTCGAGATGGACGGCTTCGAAGCCAACGAAGGCATCATCATCATCGCGGCGACCAACCGTCCCGACGTGCTGGACCCCGCGCTGCTGCGCCCGGGCCGTTTCGACCGCCAGGTCGTGGTGCCGATCCCCGATATCGACGGCCGCGAGAAGATCCTCGCCGTGCACATGAAGAAGGTGCCGCTGGCACCTGACGTGAACCCGCGCACCATCGCGCGCGGTACGCCGGGTTTCTCGGGTGCGGACCTTGCAAACCTCGTCAACGAGGCGGCCCTGCTGGCCGCGCGCCGCAACAAGCGCCTCGTCGCGATGCAGGAATTCGAGGACGCCAAGGACAAGGTCATGATGGGCGCCGAGCGCAAATCGATGGTCATGGACGAGGACGAGAAGAAGATGACCGCCTATCACGAGGCAGGCCACGCGCTCGTCTCGATCAACGAGCCGGCATCGGACCCGATCCACAAGGCGACGATCATCCCGCGCGGTCGTGCGCTGGGCATGGTGATGCGCCTGCCGGAACGCGACAACTACTCCTACCACCGCGACAAGATGCACGCGAACCTTGCCGTCGCCATGGGCGGCCGTGTGGCGGAAGAAATCATCTTCGGTCACGACAAGGTCTCGAGCGGCGCGTCGGGCGATATCCAGTATGCGACCGATTTGGCGCGCAACATGGTCACCAAATGGGGCATGAGCGACAAGCTTGGTCCGCTGCAGTACGAGGCGAGCCAGGAAGGCTACCTTGGCATGCAGGGCACCCAGCGCACCATGGCCGGCGCGGAAACCAACAAGCTGATCGACGCCGAGATCAAGGCGCTTGTCGAAGGCGGTCTCAAGCGAGCGAACGATGTTCTGCGCGAGCAGGAGGACAAGCTCCACCTGCTGGCCCAGGCGCTGCTCGAATACGAGACGCTGACCGGCGAAGAAATCGACCAGCTGATGAAGGACGGCAAGATCGACCGTCCGGACGAGCCCAAGGGCCCGGTCGCAATCAAGCCGGTCGCCGGTGCTGCCGTGCCCAAGGCCGGCAAGAAGTTCGGCGGAGGCCCCGCCCCGCAGGGCGCCTGA
- a CDS encoding DUF3667 domain-containing protein, which translates to MSDIIEGLGTAAEGGLFARAVSEKPGGGPALSKGHFDEGACLNCGTALVGEHCHQCGQKAHLHRTLSAFMHDVAHGAVHFDSKTWRTLPMLAVKPGELTRRYIDGERTRFVSPMALFLFSIFLMFAVFQFAGISAPTDFTGNTEGQLGELAEEQVERLEGRRDVLSARIADEESSETQRNRAQEQLKEVEDQLAALTVAQEELPFLKAESETEVATANLPVRVTPDEDWNVRLEEAGWIKAGLEKWEKNPGLMLYKLQTNFYKFSWLLIPLSIPFVWAMFLWKRRFKAYDHAIFVTYSLSFMTMLILGIVLAGLAGAPTPFVVFASLLVPPIHIYKHLRGAYGLSRFSAFWRLSVLSVLIVIILGMFTSLLMLLGLF; encoded by the coding sequence ATGAGCGATATTATCGAGGGGCTCGGGACAGCAGCCGAAGGCGGCCTGTTCGCCAGGGCCGTTTCGGAAAAGCCGGGCGGCGGTCCCGCGCTCAGCAAGGGGCATTTCGACGAGGGCGCTTGCCTCAACTGCGGCACGGCGCTGGTGGGCGAGCATTGCCACCAGTGCGGGCAGAAGGCTCACCTTCACCGCACGCTGAGCGCCTTCATGCACGACGTCGCGCATGGCGCGGTCCATTTCGACAGCAAGACTTGGCGCACGCTGCCCATGCTTGCGGTCAAACCGGGCGAATTGACGCGGCGCTACATCGATGGCGAGCGGACACGCTTCGTCAGCCCGATGGCGCTGTTCCTGTTCTCGATCTTCCTGATGTTCGCGGTCTTCCAGTTTGCAGGGATTAGCGCGCCCACCGATTTCACCGGCAACACGGAAGGGCAGCTTGGCGAGCTGGCGGAAGAGCAGGTCGAGCGGCTCGAGGGACGCCGCGATGTCCTGAGCGCACGCATCGCGGACGAGGAGAGCAGCGAAACGCAGCGAAACCGCGCGCAGGAACAGCTCAAGGAGGTCGAGGACCAGCTGGCTGCCCTAACGGTCGCGCAGGAGGAATTGCCCTTCCTCAAGGCCGAGAGCGAGACGGAGGTGGCGACAGCCAATCTACCCGTGCGCGTGACCCCGGACGAGGACTGGAACGTCCGCCTGGAAGAGGCTGGCTGGATCAAGGCAGGCCTCGAAAAGTGGGAGAAGAACCCCGGCCTGATGCTCTACAAGCTGCAGACCAACTTCTACAAATTCAGCTGGCTGCTGATCCCGCTGTCGATCCCCTTTGTCTGGGCCATGTTCCTGTGGAAGCGGCGCTTCAAGGCCTATGACCACGCGATCTTCGTGACCTATTCGCTAAGCTTCATGACGATGCTGATCCTGGGCATCGTGCTGGCGGGCCTGGCCGGAGCGCCGACCCCCTTCGTCGTGTTCGCCTCGCTGCTGGTTCCGCCGATCCATATCTACAAGCACCTGCGCGGTGCCTATGGCCTGTCGCGCTTCTCGGCGTTCTGGCGTCTGTCGGTGCTCAGCGTGCTGATCGTGATCATCCTCGGGATGTTCACCTCGCTGCTAATGTTGCTCGGCCTCTTCTAG
- the rpoZ gene encoding DNA-directed RNA polymerase subunit omega has protein sequence MARVTVEDCVDKVPNRFDLVLLAAQRAREISGGAELTLERDRDKNPVVALREIAEQTIKPKDLQEAAVTNLQKILPDDDDEMDEVSSLSQSAEALRITASAPTRSTSIGADYEG, from the coding sequence ATGGCGCGCGTTACCGTCGAAGACTGCGTAGACAAGGTCCCCAACCGTTTCGATCTCGTCCTGCTGGCTGCCCAGCGGGCCCGCGAAATTTCGGGCGGTGCGGAGCTGACCCTTGAGCGCGACCGCGACAAGAACCCGGTCGTCGCCCTGCGCGAAATCGCCGAGCAGACGATCAAGCCCAAGGACCTCCAGGAGGCCGCTGTCACCAACCTGCAGAAGATCCTGCCGGACGATGACGACGAGATGGATGAAGTCAGCTCGCTCAGCCAGTCGGCCGAAGCGCTGCGCATCACCGCATCGGCGCCGACCCGTTCGACCTCGATTGGGGCCGACTACGAAGGCTAA